The Rhinolophus ferrumequinum isolate MPI-CBG mRhiFer1 chromosome 6, mRhiFer1_v1.p, whole genome shotgun sequence genome has a window encoding:
- the ATOSA gene encoding atos homolog protein A isoform X3: MVFSGNKGLHREDTLDEYFEYDAEEFLVSLALLITEGRTPECSVKGRSESFHCPPAQSCYPVTTKHECSDKLAQCRQARRTRSEVALLWKNNLPIMVEVMLLPDCCYSDDGPTTEGIDLNDPAIKQDALLLERWILEPVPRQSGDRFIEEKTLLLAVRSFVFFSQLSAWLSVSHGAIPRNILYRISAADVDLQWNFSQTPIEHVFPVPNVSHNVALKVSVQSLPRQSNYPVLTCSIHTSIGLYEKRIQEHELKAHQHHTSNEAEQCSTNSSQRLCSKQTWTMAPESVFHTKNGTTPDYTAAVKNGKLCLGTGNKSDYGTCQANILGFRGPGNKNSHETSVRTLKSFSMIDSDVSSHQSSWQSAGETNPLIGSLIQERQDVIARIAQHLIDCNPSSSHVSGHAFNMQESSSPNSKVFRVSQENENVRKCKETFSISFGSPEFTSLGDTSEGKIQVKLETLQSETFTSSGLYSRQSVGETNPLIGSLLQERQDVIARIAQHLEHIDPTASHVPRQSFNMHDSSSVPSKVFRSSYEDKNLLKKNKNDASVSISNTKISLLEDVSEGENLIPTKSFSSFKCNSKVKSSLKPQIRKHLYQDNPSEVIQSTFQGTQNKATSLLALSNTSHCKENNLDLTIRLENTLSECQCKVQEISNGIDKWCSNCNGIDKQICTNKYKEKMVKNENCNPESFNNHQFDNSKKNDSKVKVTMLEMPGYLNKLEKKCSNKDSKRPPTCKQNMKLNSIENYLNKDNEGFKCKNPDQLKNEQDKKEDLTDEKSQNCSPKKSIKDCVSTCERLKNTEVLQRTIPLKQSSVWRKHNFHSLDGTSTRAFHPRTGLPLLSSPVPQRKTQSGCFDLDSSLLHLKSLASRSPRPCLNIEDDPDIHEKPFLSSSAPPITSLSLLGNFEESVLNYRLDPLGIVDGFTAEVGASGVFCPTHLILPVEVSFYSVSDDNAPSPYMGVITLESLGKRGYRVPPSGTIQVTLFNPNKTVVKMFVVIYDLRDMPANHQTFLRQRTFSVPVKQEMKRSVHKENIRHTEERLLRYLIHLRFQSSKSGKIYLHRDVRLLFSRKSMEVDSGAAYELKSYTESPTNPQYSPRC; encoded by the exons ATACTCTAGATGAATATTTTGAATACGATGCAGAGGAATTCCTGGTCTCTTTGGCCTTGTTAATAACAGAAGGGCGAACACCTGAATGTTCTGTAAAAGGTCGCTCAGAAAGTTTCCATTGCCCTCCAGCACAGTCCTGTTACCCAGTAACCACCAAACATGAATGTAGTGACAAGTTGGCCCAG TGTCGCCAAGCCAGACGAACCAGATCTGAGGTCGCGTTGTTGTGGAAGAACAACCTTCCAATCATGGTGGAAGTGATGCTACTGCCAGACTGCTGCTATAGCGATGATGGGCCCACCACAGAAGGAATTGATCTAAACGATCCTGCAATTAAGCAAGATGCATTATTATTAGAAAGATGGATATTGGAGCCAGTTCCTCGACA GAGTGGTGATCGATTCATAGAAGAGAAGACTCTTCTGTTGGCTGTCCGCtcgtttgtatttttttctcaattaagtGCTTGGCTGAGTGTTTCTCACGGTGCTATTCCACGAAATATTCTTTACAG AATCAGCGCTGCTGACGTAGACCTGCAGTGGAATTTTTCACAGACTCCAATTGAACACGTGTTTCCTGTTCCCAATGTTTCTCACAACGTGGCCTTGAAAGTCAGCGTTCAGTCCTTGCCCAGACAATCTAATTACCCAGTTTTGACCTGTAGTATTCACACGAGTATTGGCCTTTATGAGAAAAGAATTCAAGAACACGAACTTAAAGCCCATCAGCACCACACTTCTAATGAAGCAGAACAGTGTAGTACAAACAGTTCACAGCGTCTGTGTAGCAAACAAACTTGGACCATGGCACCTGAAAGCGTATTCCACACAAAAAATGGCACAACTCCAGACTATACTGCAGCTGTCAAAAATGGCAAACTCTGTCTAGGCACTGGCAATAAATCTGACTATGGAACATGTCAAGCCAATATTCTGGGCTTCCGTGGTCcaggaaataaaaactcacatGAAACATCAGTGAGAACGCTAAAATCATTTTCAATGATTGATTCCGATGTCTCTAGCCACCAGAGTTCCTGGCAGTCAGCTGGTGAGACTAATCCTTTAATAGGCTCTTTAATTCAGGAGCGACAAGATGTTATTGCAAGGATTGCTCAGCATTTGATTGATTGTAATCCGAGCAGTTCACATGTTTCTGGACATGCATTTAATATGCAAGAATCTAGTTCACCTAATTCAAAAGTTTTCCGGGtttcacaagaaaatgaaaatgtgagaaaatgtaaagaaactttctccatttcttttggtAGTCCAGAGTTTACCTCTTTAGGAGACACCAGTGAGGGGAAAATTCAAGTAAAACTAGAAACTCTTCAAAGTGAAACTTTCACTTCCAGTGGTCTTTATTCTCGTCAGTCTGTTGGTGAGACCAATCCTTTAATAGGCTCCTTACTCCAGGAGCGGCAAGATGTTATTGCAAGGATTGCTCAACACTTGGAGCATATTGATCCAACGGCATCACATGTGCCCCGGCAATCATTCAACATGCATGACTCCAGTTCGGTTCCTTCTAAAGTGTTTAGGAGTTCATATGAAGACAAAAatttgttgaagaaaaataagaacgATGCCTCTGTTTCCATTTCTAATACAAAAATTTCTTTGTTAGAAGACGTCAGTGAAGGGGAAAACTTAATACCTACGAaatcttttagttcttttaaatgCAATAGTAAAGTCAAGTCCTCTTTGAAACCTCAAATAAGGAAACATCTATATCAGGACAATCCTAGTGAAGTCATCCAGAGTACATTTCAAGGGACACAGAACAAAGCCACTAGTTTATTGGCTCTCTCAAATACGTCTCATTGCAAAGAAAATAACTTGGATTTGACAATCAGATTGGAAAATACACTTTCTGAATGTCAATGTAAGGTGCAAGAAATTAGCAATGGAATTGATAAATGGTGCTCAAATTGCAACGGTATCGACAAACAGATTTGCACAAATAAGTAtaaggaaaaaatggtaaaaaatgaaaattgtaatcCGGAGTCTTTTAACAATCACCAATTtgataattcaaaaaaaaatgactcaaaagTAAAAGTTACTATGTTGGAAATGCCTGGATATTTGAACAAACTTGAAAAGAAGTGCTCAAATAAAGACTCAAAAAGACCTCCAACATGTAAGCAAAATATGAAACTTAATAGTATAgaaaattatctcaataaagataATGAAGGCTTCAAATGCAAAAACCCagaccaattaaaaaatgaacaggatAAGAAAGAAGATCTAACTgatgaaaaatctcaaaattgTTCTCCAAAAAAGAGTATAAAAGACTGTGTGTCTACGTGTGAACGACTGAAAAATACAGAGGTATTG CAGAGGACTATACCACTGAAACAGTCAAGTGTCTGGCGGAAACATAATTTTCATTCCTTGGATGGAACCTCAACCAGAGCCTTTCATCCTCGAACGGGATTGCCTCTTCTTTCAAGTCCT gTTCCTCAAAGAAAGACACAATCAGGTTGCTTTGATCTGGATTCTTCGTTGCTGCATCTGAAAAGCTTAGCATCTAGaag tccTCGTCCATGTTTAAACATTGAAGATGATCCAGATATTCATGAAAAACCATTTCTGAGTTCTAGTGCTCCACCTATAACAAGTCTTAGTCTCCTAGGAAATTTTGAG GAATCTGTCTTGAACTATCGTTTAGATCCTCTCGGTATTGTTGATGGTTTTACTGCCGAGGTAGGGGCAAGTGGTGTTTTCTGCCCCACACATTTGATTCTTCCAGTTGAAGTGTCATTCTACAGTGTTTCCGATGATAATGCTCCCTCTCCTTATATG GGTGTGATTACTTTAGAGTCCCTTGGTAAAAGGGGTTATCGAGTACCTCCTTCAGGAACAATACAAGTG aCCTTATTTAATCCTAATAAGACGGTGGTGAAGATGTTTGTTGTGATATATGACTTACGAGATATGCCAGCCAATCATCAGACATTCCTACGACAACGAACTTTTTCTGTGCCGGTTAaacaagaaatgaagagaagtgTTCATAAAGAGAACATCCGACATACAGAAGAACGGTTATTACGCTACCTCATACATCTGAG gttcCAGAGTTCTAAATCTGGAAAGATCTACCTCCATAGAGATGTACGACTCCTGTTCTCTAGAAAGTCAATGGAAGTTGATAGCGGTGCTGCATACGAACTCAAATCTTACACTGAATCGCCAACAAACCCTCAATATTCACCAAGATGTTGA
- the ATOSA gene encoding atos homolog protein A isoform X4: MKPDRDTLDEYFEYDAEEFLVSLALLITEGRTPECSVKGRSESFHCPPAQSCYPVTTKHECSDKLAQCRQARRTRSEVALLWKNNLPIMVEVMLLPDCCYSDDGPTTEGIDLNDPAIKQDALLLERWILEPVPRQSGDRFIEEKTLLLAVRSFVFFSQLSAWLSVSHGAIPRNILYRISAADVDLQWNFSQTPIEHVFPVPNVSHNVALKVSVQSLPRQSNYPVLTCSIHTSIGLYEKRIQEHELKAHQHHTSNEAEQCSTNSSQRLCSKQTWTMAPESVFHTKNGTTPDYTAAVKNGKLCLGTGNKSDYGTCQANILGFRGPGNKNSHETSVRTLKSFSMIDSDVSSHQSSWQSAGETNPLIGSLIQERQDVIARIAQHLIDCNPSSSHVSGHAFNMQESSSPNSKVFRVSQENENVRKCKETFSISFGSPEFTSLGDTSEGKIQVKLETLQSETFTSSGLYSRQSVGETNPLIGSLLQERQDVIARIAQHLEHIDPTASHVPRQSFNMHDSSSVPSKVFRSSYEDKNLLKKNKNDASVSISNTKISLLEDVSEGENLIPTKSFSSFKCNSKVKSSLKPQIRKHLYQDNPSEVIQSTFQGTQNKATSLLALSNTSHCKENNLDLTIRLENTLSECQCKVQEISNGIDKWCSNCNGIDKQICTNKYKEKMVKNENCNPESFNNHQFDNSKKNDSKVKVTMLEMPGYLNKLEKKCSNKDSKRPPTCKQNMKLNSIENYLNKDNEGFKCKNPDQLKNEQDKKEDLTDEKSQNCSPKKSIKDCVSTCERLKNTEVLQRTIPLKQSSVWRKHNFHSLDGTSTRAFHPRTGLPLLSSPVPQRKTQSGCFDLDSSLLHLKSLASRSPRPCLNIEDDPDIHEKPFLSSSAPPITSLSLLGNFEESVLNYRLDPLGIVDGFTAEVGASGVFCPTHLILPVEVSFYSVSDDNAPSPYMGVITLESLGKRGYRVPPSGTIQVTLFNPNKTVVKMFVVIYDLRDMPANHQTFLRQRTFSVPVKQEMKRSVHKENIRHTEERLLRYLIHLRFQSSKSGKIYLHRDVRLLFSRKSMEVDSGAAYELKSYTESPTNPQYSPRC, from the exons ATACTCTAGATGAATATTTTGAATACGATGCAGAGGAATTCCTGGTCTCTTTGGCCTTGTTAATAACAGAAGGGCGAACACCTGAATGTTCTGTAAAAGGTCGCTCAGAAAGTTTCCATTGCCCTCCAGCACAGTCCTGTTACCCAGTAACCACCAAACATGAATGTAGTGACAAGTTGGCCCAG TGTCGCCAAGCCAGACGAACCAGATCTGAGGTCGCGTTGTTGTGGAAGAACAACCTTCCAATCATGGTGGAAGTGATGCTACTGCCAGACTGCTGCTATAGCGATGATGGGCCCACCACAGAAGGAATTGATCTAAACGATCCTGCAATTAAGCAAGATGCATTATTATTAGAAAGATGGATATTGGAGCCAGTTCCTCGACA GAGTGGTGATCGATTCATAGAAGAGAAGACTCTTCTGTTGGCTGTCCGCtcgtttgtatttttttctcaattaagtGCTTGGCTGAGTGTTTCTCACGGTGCTATTCCACGAAATATTCTTTACAG AATCAGCGCTGCTGACGTAGACCTGCAGTGGAATTTTTCACAGACTCCAATTGAACACGTGTTTCCTGTTCCCAATGTTTCTCACAACGTGGCCTTGAAAGTCAGCGTTCAGTCCTTGCCCAGACAATCTAATTACCCAGTTTTGACCTGTAGTATTCACACGAGTATTGGCCTTTATGAGAAAAGAATTCAAGAACACGAACTTAAAGCCCATCAGCACCACACTTCTAATGAAGCAGAACAGTGTAGTACAAACAGTTCACAGCGTCTGTGTAGCAAACAAACTTGGACCATGGCACCTGAAAGCGTATTCCACACAAAAAATGGCACAACTCCAGACTATACTGCAGCTGTCAAAAATGGCAAACTCTGTCTAGGCACTGGCAATAAATCTGACTATGGAACATGTCAAGCCAATATTCTGGGCTTCCGTGGTCcaggaaataaaaactcacatGAAACATCAGTGAGAACGCTAAAATCATTTTCAATGATTGATTCCGATGTCTCTAGCCACCAGAGTTCCTGGCAGTCAGCTGGTGAGACTAATCCTTTAATAGGCTCTTTAATTCAGGAGCGACAAGATGTTATTGCAAGGATTGCTCAGCATTTGATTGATTGTAATCCGAGCAGTTCACATGTTTCTGGACATGCATTTAATATGCAAGAATCTAGTTCACCTAATTCAAAAGTTTTCCGGGtttcacaagaaaatgaaaatgtgagaaaatgtaaagaaactttctccatttcttttggtAGTCCAGAGTTTACCTCTTTAGGAGACACCAGTGAGGGGAAAATTCAAGTAAAACTAGAAACTCTTCAAAGTGAAACTTTCACTTCCAGTGGTCTTTATTCTCGTCAGTCTGTTGGTGAGACCAATCCTTTAATAGGCTCCTTACTCCAGGAGCGGCAAGATGTTATTGCAAGGATTGCTCAACACTTGGAGCATATTGATCCAACGGCATCACATGTGCCCCGGCAATCATTCAACATGCATGACTCCAGTTCGGTTCCTTCTAAAGTGTTTAGGAGTTCATATGAAGACAAAAatttgttgaagaaaaataagaacgATGCCTCTGTTTCCATTTCTAATACAAAAATTTCTTTGTTAGAAGACGTCAGTGAAGGGGAAAACTTAATACCTACGAaatcttttagttcttttaaatgCAATAGTAAAGTCAAGTCCTCTTTGAAACCTCAAATAAGGAAACATCTATATCAGGACAATCCTAGTGAAGTCATCCAGAGTACATTTCAAGGGACACAGAACAAAGCCACTAGTTTATTGGCTCTCTCAAATACGTCTCATTGCAAAGAAAATAACTTGGATTTGACAATCAGATTGGAAAATACACTTTCTGAATGTCAATGTAAGGTGCAAGAAATTAGCAATGGAATTGATAAATGGTGCTCAAATTGCAACGGTATCGACAAACAGATTTGCACAAATAAGTAtaaggaaaaaatggtaaaaaatgaaaattgtaatcCGGAGTCTTTTAACAATCACCAATTtgataattcaaaaaaaaatgactcaaaagTAAAAGTTACTATGTTGGAAATGCCTGGATATTTGAACAAACTTGAAAAGAAGTGCTCAAATAAAGACTCAAAAAGACCTCCAACATGTAAGCAAAATATGAAACTTAATAGTATAgaaaattatctcaataaagataATGAAGGCTTCAAATGCAAAAACCCagaccaattaaaaaatgaacaggatAAGAAAGAAGATCTAACTgatgaaaaatctcaaaattgTTCTCCAAAAAAGAGTATAAAAGACTGTGTGTCTACGTGTGAACGACTGAAAAATACAGAGGTATTG CAGAGGACTATACCACTGAAACAGTCAAGTGTCTGGCGGAAACATAATTTTCATTCCTTGGATGGAACCTCAACCAGAGCCTTTCATCCTCGAACGGGATTGCCTCTTCTTTCAAGTCCT gTTCCTCAAAGAAAGACACAATCAGGTTGCTTTGATCTGGATTCTTCGTTGCTGCATCTGAAAAGCTTAGCATCTAGaag tccTCGTCCATGTTTAAACATTGAAGATGATCCAGATATTCATGAAAAACCATTTCTGAGTTCTAGTGCTCCACCTATAACAAGTCTTAGTCTCCTAGGAAATTTTGAG GAATCTGTCTTGAACTATCGTTTAGATCCTCTCGGTATTGTTGATGGTTTTACTGCCGAGGTAGGGGCAAGTGGTGTTTTCTGCCCCACACATTTGATTCTTCCAGTTGAAGTGTCATTCTACAGTGTTTCCGATGATAATGCTCCCTCTCCTTATATG GGTGTGATTACTTTAGAGTCCCTTGGTAAAAGGGGTTATCGAGTACCTCCTTCAGGAACAATACAAGTG aCCTTATTTAATCCTAATAAGACGGTGGTGAAGATGTTTGTTGTGATATATGACTTACGAGATATGCCAGCCAATCATCAGACATTCCTACGACAACGAACTTTTTCTGTGCCGGTTAaacaagaaatgaagagaagtgTTCATAAAGAGAACATCCGACATACAGAAGAACGGTTATTACGCTACCTCATACATCTGAG gttcCAGAGTTCTAAATCTGGAAAGATCTACCTCCATAGAGATGTACGACTCCTGTTCTCTAGAAAGTCAATGGAAGTTGATAGCGGTGCTGCATACGAACTCAAATCTTACACTGAATCGCCAACAAACCCTCAATATTCACCAAGATGTTGA
- the ATOSA gene encoding atos homolog protein A isoform X2: MATGAQGSRVGLVVSGPDGPLTQPRGALRATLRSCPPCASRSLGSKHFANSSSHRISGEPVERTHTCISQHPGLKLDVKMKPDRDTLDEYFEYDAEEFLVSLALLITEGRTPECSVKGRSESFHCPPAQSCYPVTTKHECSDKLAQCRQARRTRSEVALLWKNNLPIMVEVMLLPDCCYSDDGPTTEGIDLNDPAIKQDALLLERWILEPVPRQSGDRFIEEKTLLLAVRSFVFFSQLSAWLSVSHGAIPRNILYRISAADVDLQWNFSQTPIEHVFPVPNVSHNVALKVSVQSLPRQSNYPVLTCSIHTSIGLYEKRIQEHELKAHQHHTSNEAEQCSTNSSQRLCSKQTWTMAPESVFHTKNGTTPDYTAAVKNGKLCLGTGNKSDYGTCQANILGFRGPGNKNSHETSVRTLKSFSMIDSDVSSHQSSWQSAGETNPLIGSLIQERQDVIARIAQHLIDCNPSSSHVSGHAFNMQESSSPNSKVFRVSQENENVRKCKETFSISFGSPEFTSLGDTSEGKIQVKLETLQSETFTSSGLYSRQSVGETNPLIGSLLQERQDVIARIAQHLEHIDPTASHVPRQSFNMHDSSSVPSKVFRSSYEDKNLLKKNKNDASVSISNTKISLLEDVSEGENLIPTKSFSSFKCNSKVKSSLKPQIRKHLYQDNPSEVIQSTFQGTQNKATSLLALSNTSHCKENNLDLTIRLENTLSECQCKVQEISNGIDKWCSNCNGIDKQICTNKYKEKMVKNENCNPESFNNHQFDNSKKNDSKVKVTMLEMPGYLNKLEKKCSNKDSKRPPTCKQNMKLNSIENYLNKDNEGFKCKNPDQLKNEQDKKEDLTDEKSQNCSPKKSIKDCVSTCERLKNTEVLRTIPLKQSSVWRKHNFHSLDGTSTRAFHPRTGLPLLSSPVPQRKTQSGCFDLDSSLLHLKSLASRSPRPCLNIEDDPDIHEKPFLSSSAPPITSLSLLGNFEESVLNYRLDPLGIVDGFTAEVGASGVFCPTHLILPVEVSFYSVSDDNAPSPYMGVITLESLGKRGYRVPPSGTIQVTLFNPNKTVVKMFVVIYDLRDMPANHQTFLRQRTFSVPVKQEMKRSVHKENIRHTEERLLRYLIHLRFQSSKSGKIYLHRDVRLLFSRKSMEVDSGAAYELKSYTESPTNPQYSPRC, from the exons ATACTCTAGATGAATATTTTGAATACGATGCAGAGGAATTCCTGGTCTCTTTGGCCTTGTTAATAACAGAAGGGCGAACACCTGAATGTTCTGTAAAAGGTCGCTCAGAAAGTTTCCATTGCCCTCCAGCACAGTCCTGTTACCCAGTAACCACCAAACATGAATGTAGTGACAAGTTGGCCCAG TGTCGCCAAGCCAGACGAACCAGATCTGAGGTCGCGTTGTTGTGGAAGAACAACCTTCCAATCATGGTGGAAGTGATGCTACTGCCAGACTGCTGCTATAGCGATGATGGGCCCACCACAGAAGGAATTGATCTAAACGATCCTGCAATTAAGCAAGATGCATTATTATTAGAAAGATGGATATTGGAGCCAGTTCCTCGACA GAGTGGTGATCGATTCATAGAAGAGAAGACTCTTCTGTTGGCTGTCCGCtcgtttgtatttttttctcaattaagtGCTTGGCTGAGTGTTTCTCACGGTGCTATTCCACGAAATATTCTTTACAG AATCAGCGCTGCTGACGTAGACCTGCAGTGGAATTTTTCACAGACTCCAATTGAACACGTGTTTCCTGTTCCCAATGTTTCTCACAACGTGGCCTTGAAAGTCAGCGTTCAGTCCTTGCCCAGACAATCTAATTACCCAGTTTTGACCTGTAGTATTCACACGAGTATTGGCCTTTATGAGAAAAGAATTCAAGAACACGAACTTAAAGCCCATCAGCACCACACTTCTAATGAAGCAGAACAGTGTAGTACAAACAGTTCACAGCGTCTGTGTAGCAAACAAACTTGGACCATGGCACCTGAAAGCGTATTCCACACAAAAAATGGCACAACTCCAGACTATACTGCAGCTGTCAAAAATGGCAAACTCTGTCTAGGCACTGGCAATAAATCTGACTATGGAACATGTCAAGCCAATATTCTGGGCTTCCGTGGTCcaggaaataaaaactcacatGAAACATCAGTGAGAACGCTAAAATCATTTTCAATGATTGATTCCGATGTCTCTAGCCACCAGAGTTCCTGGCAGTCAGCTGGTGAGACTAATCCTTTAATAGGCTCTTTAATTCAGGAGCGACAAGATGTTATTGCAAGGATTGCTCAGCATTTGATTGATTGTAATCCGAGCAGTTCACATGTTTCTGGACATGCATTTAATATGCAAGAATCTAGTTCACCTAATTCAAAAGTTTTCCGGGtttcacaagaaaatgaaaatgtgagaaaatgtaaagaaactttctccatttcttttggtAGTCCAGAGTTTACCTCTTTAGGAGACACCAGTGAGGGGAAAATTCAAGTAAAACTAGAAACTCTTCAAAGTGAAACTTTCACTTCCAGTGGTCTTTATTCTCGTCAGTCTGTTGGTGAGACCAATCCTTTAATAGGCTCCTTACTCCAGGAGCGGCAAGATGTTATTGCAAGGATTGCTCAACACTTGGAGCATATTGATCCAACGGCATCACATGTGCCCCGGCAATCATTCAACATGCATGACTCCAGTTCGGTTCCTTCTAAAGTGTTTAGGAGTTCATATGAAGACAAAAatttgttgaagaaaaataagaacgATGCCTCTGTTTCCATTTCTAATACAAAAATTTCTTTGTTAGAAGACGTCAGTGAAGGGGAAAACTTAATACCTACGAaatcttttagttcttttaaatgCAATAGTAAAGTCAAGTCCTCTTTGAAACCTCAAATAAGGAAACATCTATATCAGGACAATCCTAGTGAAGTCATCCAGAGTACATTTCAAGGGACACAGAACAAAGCCACTAGTTTATTGGCTCTCTCAAATACGTCTCATTGCAAAGAAAATAACTTGGATTTGACAATCAGATTGGAAAATACACTTTCTGAATGTCAATGTAAGGTGCAAGAAATTAGCAATGGAATTGATAAATGGTGCTCAAATTGCAACGGTATCGACAAACAGATTTGCACAAATAAGTAtaaggaaaaaatggtaaaaaatgaaaattgtaatcCGGAGTCTTTTAACAATCACCAATTtgataattcaaaaaaaaatgactcaaaagTAAAAGTTACTATGTTGGAAATGCCTGGATATTTGAACAAACTTGAAAAGAAGTGCTCAAATAAAGACTCAAAAAGACCTCCAACATGTAAGCAAAATATGAAACTTAATAGTATAgaaaattatctcaataaagataATGAAGGCTTCAAATGCAAAAACCCagaccaattaaaaaatgaacaggatAAGAAAGAAGATCTAACTgatgaaaaatctcaaaattgTTCTCCAAAAAAGAGTATAAAAGACTGTGTGTCTACGTGTGAACGACTGAAAAATACAGAGGTATTG AGGACTATACCACTGAAACAGTCAAGTGTCTGGCGGAAACATAATTTTCATTCCTTGGATGGAACCTCAACCAGAGCCTTTCATCCTCGAACGGGATTGCCTCTTCTTTCAAGTCCT gTTCCTCAAAGAAAGACACAATCAGGTTGCTTTGATCTGGATTCTTCGTTGCTGCATCTGAAAAGCTTAGCATCTAGaag tccTCGTCCATGTTTAAACATTGAAGATGATCCAGATATTCATGAAAAACCATTTCTGAGTTCTAGTGCTCCACCTATAACAAGTCTTAGTCTCCTAGGAAATTTTGAG GAATCTGTCTTGAACTATCGTTTAGATCCTCTCGGTATTGTTGATGGTTTTACTGCCGAGGTAGGGGCAAGTGGTGTTTTCTGCCCCACACATTTGATTCTTCCAGTTGAAGTGTCATTCTACAGTGTTTCCGATGATAATGCTCCCTCTCCTTATATG GGTGTGATTACTTTAGAGTCCCTTGGTAAAAGGGGTTATCGAGTACCTCCTTCAGGAACAATACAAGTG aCCTTATTTAATCCTAATAAGACGGTGGTGAAGATGTTTGTTGTGATATATGACTTACGAGATATGCCAGCCAATCATCAGACATTCCTACGACAACGAACTTTTTCTGTGCCGGTTAaacaagaaatgaagagaagtgTTCATAAAGAGAACATCCGACATACAGAAGAACGGTTATTACGCTACCTCATACATCTGAG gttcCAGAGTTCTAAATCTGGAAAGATCTACCTCCATAGAGATGTACGACTCCTGTTCTCTAGAAAGTCAATGGAAGTTGATAGCGGTGCTGCATACGAACTCAAATCTTACACTGAATCGCCAACAAACCCTCAATATTCACCAAGATGTTGA